The following are from one region of the Quercus robur chromosome 1, dhQueRobu3.1, whole genome shotgun sequence genome:
- the LOC126727878 gene encoding protein NRT1/ PTR FAMILY 8.2-like has product MGEDDEKYTKDGTVDHHGNPADRSKTGTWKACPFILGNECCERLAYNGMSANLVLYFKNQLHQHSATASKNVSNWGGTCYITPLIGAFIADSYLGRYWTIAIFSIIYVFGMTLLTLSASVPGLKPTCSGKEDCHATVTQSAVCFLALYVIALGTGGIKPCVSSYGADQFDDSNEDEKKHKSSFFNWFYFSINVGALIASSLLVWIQDNVGWGWGFGIPAVTMAIAVVSFFSGTRPHIMLGRPWLYRNQKPGGSALTRMCQVVVASIRKYRVEVPADKSVVLYETADAESAIRGSRKLERTKDFKFFDKAAVKVPTDYVKVAVDPWRLCTVTQVEELKAIIRLLPIWATGIVFATVYGQMGTLFVLQGNTMDIHVGPSNFEIPPASLSIFDTLSVLFWVPVYDRIIVPVARKCTGHKNGLTQLQRMGTGLIISIFVMVSAAILELERLETVRKHNYYTLEHIPMSIFWQVPQYFLIGCAEVFTFIGQLEFFYEQAPDATRSLCSALSLTTVALGNYLSTLLVTIVTKVSTRHGKLGWIPDSLNYGHVDYFFWLLAVLSVLNLGVFLVIAKWYTYKKPLGTLQ; this is encoded by the exons ATGGGAGAAGATGATGAAAAGTACACGAAAGATGGGACCGTAGATCACCATGGAAATCCAGCTGATAGAAGCAAAACTGGAACCTGGAAGGCCTGTCCCTTTATTCTTG GAAATGAATGTTGCGAAAGATTGGCATACAACGGGATGAGCGCCAACCTGGTGCTTTACTTTAAGAATCAACTACATCAGCACAGTGCTACTGCTTCTAAAAATGTCTCGAATTGGGGTGGAACATGCTACATCACCCCATTGATCGGCGCATTCATTGCTGATTCCTACCTTGGAAGATATTGGACTATTGCCATTTTCTCCATTATCTATGTTTTC GGGATGACACTTTTGACACTGTCAGCATCAGTCCCCGGCCTAAAGCCAACGTGTTCTGGAAAAGAAGATTGCCATGCAACAGTTACACAAAGTGCAGTGTGTTTTCTAGCACTTTACGTGATTGCACTTGGCACTGGTGGGATTAAACCTTGCGTCTCATCATATGGAGCTGATCAATTTGATGATTCCAATGAGGATGAGAAGAAACACAAATCGTCTTTCTTCAATTGGTTCTATTTTTCAATCAATGTTGGTGCTCTCATTGCTTCTTCCTTGTTGGTCTGGATACAAGACAATGTAGGTTGGGGATGGGGCTTTGGCATCCCAGCAGTGACCATGGCAATTGCTGTAGTGAGCTTCTTTTCAGGTACAAG gccccacattatgttgggccgcccctgGTTGTATAGGAACCAGAAACCTGGGGGTAGCGCTCTGACACGAATGTGTCAGGTGGTGGTAGCATCCATTAGAAAATACCGGGTTGAAGTACCTGCTGACAAGTCTGTTGTTTTGTATGAGACTGCTGATGCAGAATCTGCTATTAGAGGAAGCCGAAAGCTTGAGCGCACAAAAGATTTCAA GTTCTTTGACAAGGCAGCCGTGAAGGTACCAACAGATTACGTAAAGGTTGCAGTAGACCCATGGAGACTTTGCACAGTTACCCAAGTTGAGGAGCTGAAAGCCATTATACGATTGCTTCCTATATGGGCCACGGGTATCGTCTTTGCCACTGTCTATGGTCAGATGGGCACTTTATTTGTGTTGCAAGGCAACACCATGGATATTCACGTTGGTCCCTCTAACTTCGAGATCCCACCAGCATCTCTTTCAATATTCGACACACTTAGTGTCCTTTTTTGGGTCCCAGTCTATGATCGAATCATTGTCCCAGTTGCTAGAAAATGCACTGGTCACAAAAATGGCCTAACTCAACTCCAGAGGATGGGCACTGGCCTCATCATATCCATCTTTGTCATGGTATCTGCAGCAATTTTGGAACTTGAAAGACTTGAGACTGTTAGAAAACACAACTACTATACACTTGAGCACATTCCTATGTCCATCTTCTGGCAAGTTCCTCAGTATTTCCTCATAGGATGTGCAGAAGTTTTCACATTCATTGGGCAGTTGGAGTTTTTTTATGAGCAAGCACCTGATGCCACAAGGAGCTTGTGCTCTGCTCTCTCACTAACCACTGTGGCACTAGGGAACTACTTGAGCACTCTACTTGTAACCATTGTTACCAAAGTGAGTACTAGGCATGGGAAGCTTGGATGGATACCGGACAGTTTAAATTATGGTCATGTCGATTACTTCTTTTGGCTCTTGGCCGTGCTGAGTGTGCTGAATTTGGGAGTTTTTCTCGTCATTGCAAAATGGTACACATATAAAAAGCCATTGGGGACTCTCCAATGA